A region of Paralichthys olivaceus isolate ysfri-2021 chromosome 24, ASM2471397v2, whole genome shotgun sequence DNA encodes the following proteins:
- the sap18 gene encoding histone deacetylase complex subunit SAP18 translates to MALESRITQEEIKKEPEKPIDREKTCPLLLRVFTTNSGRHHRPDEFARGNVPSSELQIYTWMDATLKELTCLVKEVYPEARKKGTHFSFAIVFPDTRGKLYKLKDIGSTLSGRKGADDSMTLQSQRFQIGDYLDIAITPPNRAPPLSTRMRPF, encoded by the exons ATGGCTCTGGAATCGCGGATCACACAGGAGGAAATCAAGAAGGAGCCGGAGAAGCCCATCGACCGGGAAAAG ACCTGCCCTCTCCTGCTGCGAGTGTTCACCACCAACAGTGGCCGACACCACAGACCAGATGAGTTTGCTCGTGGCAACGTTCCGTCCAGTGAACTGCAGATATACACGTG GATGGATGCTACTCTGAAGGAGCTGACCTGCCTGGTGAAAGAAGTGTATCCAGAGGCCAGGAAGAAAGGAACTCATTTCAGCTTCGCCATAGTCTTCCCCGACACCAGAGGGAAACTATACAA GTTGAAAGACATCGGCAGTACTCTATCGGGCAGGAAGGGAGCCGATGACTCCATGACGCTGCAGTCTCAGCGCTTCCAGATCGGGGACTACCTGGACATCGCTATCACGCCCCCGAACAGAGCCCCGCCCCTTAGCACACGCATGAGGCCAttctaa
- the LOC109640545 gene encoding gap junction beta-2 protein-like, whose amino-acid sequence MSWPALYTQLLRANHHSTSLGKVWLSVLFIFRVLVLVVAAESVWGDEQTDFICNTLQPGCENVCYDQFFPVSHVRLWCLQLVFVSSPTLLLVMYVAYRNYKDKKRLLQGSGRSFLNNRTHEEELEALKKRRLPVSGVLWWTYACSLVFRLLFEGGFMSALYVVYGGFQMPRLVQCDQWPCPNLVDCFISRPTEKTIFTVFMATASSLCIILNMAELAYLVAKAVTRVVSGRRERKSLRRSRRDKMQNKTNQNFFIST is encoded by the exons ATGTCTTGGCCTGCTCTGTACACTCAGCTGCTCCGGGCCAACCATCACTCCACCAGTCTGGGTAAAGTGTGGCTCTCTGTGCTCTTCATATTTCGGGtcctggtgctggtggtggcTGCAGAGAGCGTGTGGGGAGACGAGCAGACGGACTTCATCTGCAACACACTGCAG ccgGGCTGTGAGAACGTCTGCTACGATCAGTTCTTTCCTGTCTCCCACGTCCGTCTCTGGTGTCTCCAGCTCGTCTTCGTCTCCTCTCCAACTCTTCTGCTCGTCATGTACGTGGCCTATCGTAACTACAAGGACAAGAAGAGgctgctgcag GGTTCTGGGAGATCTTTTCTCAACAACAGAACCCATGAGGAAGAGTTGGAGGccctgaagaagaggagactcCCAGTGTCCGGCGTCCTCTGGTGGACGTACGCGTGCAGCCTGGTGTTCAGGCTGCTGTTTGAGGGAGGCTTCAT gtcCGCCCTGTACGTGGTGTACGGTGGTTTCCAGATGCCACGTCTGGTGCAGTGTGACCAGTGGCCTTGTCCCAACCTGGTGGACTGCTTCATCTCGCGGCCCACAGAGAAAACCATCTTCACCGTGTTCATGGCGACCGCCTCGTCCCTCTGCATCATCCTCAACATGGCGGAGCTGGCCTATCTTGTTGCCAAGGCCGTCACTAG ggttGTCAGTGGTCGGAGGGAAAGGAAATCACTCCGCAGATCCAGAAGAGACAAGATGCAAAATAAGACAAACCAGAATTTCTTTATCTCGACCTGA